CCCTGTCTTGGTAAACCCGCGAGAATTGACAAACTCTCCCGATGCATACCAGACACATCGTAAGAGCGAAATGGTTATTTTCGAGGATTCCTAATTCACTGTTTCATCATTGAAACTTCCTATCGTTATTTCATATCACCTTTTTCTCTACTTTCCTTAACACGAGTTCATACAATACTCACTTGGAAACTTGCTTTGCTCTGGTAGCAAATGTCACAGCGGTCTCAACTGGTTTGGGCCGCTTGGTACATTACCCCTGAGTGAGCCTCTTTTTCCTCCATACACACTATTTCATTTGTATAAGCAGCACGCCAAAATGGCTATGCTGGAACATTATATATTACGGGCTACAGCAAGGCGCTAGAGAAGTATTGAATGGGAAGACGACACACTAAACTGGTCTTCAAAGCAtattggttttttttttttttgacaAAAGTAGAAAGACGCTTTCTCCTTGATTTGTATTTTTCTGTATATCTAGGTTAGCTTTGGCGATAAGTGAGTAATTTCACTGTTGTCCGATTCTGGACTGTATATATCAAAAGAGGAcacttcatcttcctcaaACTTGAAACACCAGCTGTAGTGCGTGATGAAATTCCTCTAGTACCCTCCCTTTCGACAAGTCTAATTTGCTGTAAAGACATGACTCTGCGAGCGAATGGTGGGCTAAATAAACGATTGGAAGTATCTGCGCCGCACGAATAACCAATCTCAATGCCGACATCCCTTAGGTGCTAAAAAGAAGCCAGGCCCAACGCCAGGAAAAACGGAATGGCCCCTTACATCAAAACACAGCAAGAGTTCTGCTTCTTGGCTTGCTCTGTGGAAACAGGTTAGTGAGCTGCTGTCAGACAAGGAGAAAGGTAGCAAATAAGCAGTGACGTACGGTAAAACATCTTGCTTTGGGCGCTTAGGCCGTCACTCTTGGCTACCAGATCGTCGATCTTCTCTCCACGCTGTAGCACACTCTCGATGGTCTTGTGGAGAACAATCTTGGTCTCGTCGAGCTCCTTCTGGATCTTGAGGATGCTGTCGGCCTGCTGGGGGTCCTGGTACTTGGTGAggtactccttcagctcAGGCATGGAGAGAGTGGGCGTTCCGGTTGCCCAGCTGGAGCGGGGATTCTTGGAGAGAAACTCGTCGACAACCTTGCTAAGAAGTTGGTGAGCCACAAGGGCAGGGTACTGGTGGTCGGAGATGATGATGCCACAGACACCCTCTGTACGGCCGTAGGCGTGGAAAGTGTAGTCTGTAGAATGCGCATGTGAGCCTTGCGACGTTGGGGAGGGTTCGGATCGTGTATACCTTGCTCCTCAACATCCTGTCGCTGTCCGGGACGGGTGCGCTCAGCGACGGTCTTTGCGAATAGGGTCATGAATTCGCCATAGCTGTTGAAGTTTGCGAGTTAGTCCTCGTGGACCGGCCGATACGGAAAGGGAGACCATGACGATAAGGAAGGAACGGACTTATTGCGGGTGAATCGCGAGTAGCTGCTGAGCTCCTTCTCAGCGACAATCTCATGAGCCGGCTGGCTCTCGTTGCGGAGGACCTGGTCGCAGCAGCTTGGTTAGCCCAACTGGACGGAGTGTTGCGGTCGGTCGGTGAGGGGCACGGGGATAGCGTACACCGATGTAATGCAGCTTCATGATTGCTTGGTCGAGTTTGTAGGGAGGACGGGA
This Fusarium poae strain DAOMC 252244 chromosome 3, whole genome shotgun sequence DNA region includes the following protein-coding sequences:
- the YKT6 gene encoding palmitoyltransferase (BUSCO:53157at5125), encoding MKLHYIGVLRNESQPAHEIVAEKELSSYSRFTRNNYGEFMTLFAKTVAERTRPGQRQDVEEQDYTFHAYGRTEGVCGIIISDHQYPALVAHQLLSKVVDEFLSKNPRSSWATGTPTLSMPELKEYLTKYQDPQQADSILKIQKELDETKIVLHKTIESVLQRGEKIDDLVAKSDGLSAQSKMFYQQAKKQNSCCVLM